The genomic DNA CGAGGCGCTTTTCCTCGAAGGCGCGGTCTTCCTGCCAGTTCTCCTCCAGCCGGTCGAGCACACGACGCTCCTTGAGCGCCTCCAGCAACCGCTCGCGCGCCACCCGCAGCCGTGGTTCCAGCTCCACCAGACGGCGATTGCGCAGGGCCAGCACACTCTCCTGACGGGTGAGATACCCCGACAGCAGGGACCAGCGTGAGACCTGAAGCCCCTGCTCCAGCTCCTGTCCCAGTTGTTCACGTGCCTCTTCCAGATGCCCGCGTGCCTCTTCCAGTGCCTGGATCCGCAAGCGCTGCTCGCCCAGTTCGCGGGCCAGTTCCTGGCGTCTGCGTTCTTCCAGGCGGGTTTTCAGGGCCTGCAGCCGGGCCAGTCGGAAACGAGTGGAACTCATGCCAGGGCCGCTTCCAGTTGCTCGAGCGTCGTCTCGAACCCACAACCGTCGGCGACGGCCTGGGCCAGAAAGGCCTCGATGCGGGGCATGCGGGCCAGCGCGCCATCGATCTCGGCGCTGCTGCCTTTCTGGTAGGCGCCCACCTGCACCAGATCGAGGGCATCCTCGTGTACGGCCAGATCCTTCAGCAGCTTGCGCGCCAGTTGCTTCTGCGTGTGTGAGGCCAGCACACTCATCAGGCGGCTGATGCTGGCCAGACAATCGATTGCCGGATAGCGGCCGCGGTCGGCCAGCTTGCGCGAGAGCACGATGTGCCCGTCGAGAATGCTGCGTGCGGCATCGGCAATCGGATCCATCAGGTCATCGCCATCCACGAGCACCGTGTAGAAGGCCGTGATGCTGCCCGCATCGGAGGTGCCCGCCCGTTCCAGCAGGGTTGGCAGGAGAGTGAATACCGAGGGTGTATACCCCTTGCTGGTGGGGGGTTCGCCCGCCGAGAGGCCGATCTCGCGCTGGGCCATGGCCACCCGGGTCAGGCTGTCCATCATCAGCAGCACGTCCAGACCCCGGTCGCGGAAACTCTCGGCCACCGCGGTGGCCAGCAGGGCCGCCCGCTTCTTCTGGAGGGGCGAGCGGTCGCTGGTGACCGCAATCACCACCGAGCGCGCCAGGCCCTCGGGACCCAGTTCTTCCTCAATGAACTCCCGCACCTCGCGCCCGCGCTCGCCCACCAGGGCGATCACGCTCAGGTCGGCGTTCGTGTTGCGCGCGATCATGCCCAGCAGGGTGGACTTGCCCACACCCGAGCCAGCGAAGATGCCCACGCGCTGCCCGCGTCCGCAGGTCAGCAGGCCGTCGATGGCCCGCACACCCGTGGTCAGGCGTTCGCGGATCCGGGGCCGGGCCAGCGGCGAGGGCGGTTCCCGATGCAGGGGGGCCTGGCCATTGACCAGCAGCGGCCCCAGCCCGTCGATGGGACGGCCCAGCTCGTCGATCACGCGGCCCCGCAATCCGTCGCCACAGGGCACGGTCGGACTCTGGGGACTCAGGCGCACCCGGTCCCCCGGGGTGATGCCCGTCAGTTCGCCCAGCGGCATCAGCAGAGTGGTGGCCCCTCGAAAGCCCACGATCTCGGCCTGCATGTCCTGGCGTCCCGCGCGCGAGCATTCGATGCGGCAGGAATCTCCCAGCGACCCGGCAGGACCGCGGCTCTCCACCAGGATGCCCGTGACGCGGTCGACGATGCCATGCACGGGCCAGGGTGCCCGCAGGGTCGCGCGGCTCAGCAGACGTGTGCTGGTGGCGGCGTTCATGGCTGCTCTCCCGAGGGGGGCAGCTGGGGCAGCTGGGGCAGCTCGGCTTCGCTCAGCTCTTCGGCGTCCAGCGCTTCCAGCAGCACCTGCTCCAGTTCCTCCAGCATCTCGCCGGGCACGGCTTCCACCAGGCCACGAGCCAGTTCCAGACGGCAACTGCCCCGAGGCACTTCGGGGCTGGCCAACCATTCGATGCGCCCGCCCAGATCCCGCTGCAGGGCCGCCAGACCTTCGTCCTTGAGCAGCAGCTGGCGATCTTCGGGATGCAGGCGGAAACGGTAAGTGCTCTCGCCCACCCAGTAGTCCAGCAGGCGGCGGATCTGGCCCTTGAGCGCCTCTCCGGGCAAGCCGGGTTCGCGGCCCAGCACGCGCCCGGCCATCCAGCGGGCGAAGCGCAGCAGTTCGCGATCGGCATCACGCTGCTGATGGCGACCGCGCTCGCGCATTTCCGCCTCCAGGGTCTGCAGCAGAGTGAACTGGGCCAGCAGTTCCTGGCGGGCTTCCGCGCGCCCCGACTCGCGTCCCTGCTCGAAGGATGAATCCTGAGCGGACTTGAGATCGTTGGAGAATTCCCCATAAAGGTCAACGATTTGCGAACGAAGGGCATCGCGCTCGGCCTGCAGGCTGGCGATGCGTCGACGGTACACCAGCAGGGCGATGTCCTCGCGACGCCGCCGCTCGTCGCGCTGGCTGAAGTCGGCCTGTTCCTGACGGTTGGCGGTGTCCAGCCAGACAGGGGAGCCGGCAATCGTCTGTTCGGATGAGAGCAGGGGTGTCGTCATGGATCAGACCATCATGTCGCTGCCACCGGAGTCGCCCAGTGTCAGCTGACCTTCTTCTTCCATGCGCCTCACCACCTCGATGATGCGCTGCTGCACTTCCTCCACCTCCCGCAGGCGCACCGGCGGCATGTATTCCAGTTCTTCGCGGATCATTTCCGCCGCACGGCTCGAGATGTTGCTGAGCAGCTTGTTGCCCAGTTCGTTCGAGCAGGCCTTGAGGGCCATGGTCAGATCCTTGTTGTCCACTTCCTTGAGCAGCTTCTGGATGCTGCGGTCGTCCAGGCTGATCAGGTCCTCGAAGGTGAACATCAGGTTCTTGATCTCGCTGGAGAGGCTCGGGTCCACCTGCGACAGGCCGGCCAGCACGGTCTTTTCCACCGTGTTGCCCGAGTAGTTCAGAATCTCGGCGGCGGCCTTGACACCACCCAGCTTGCTGGCGGCCTTGCTGAAGTCGATGTTGCGTTCCAGCACGCGCTCGACGCTCTGGATGGTGTCGGGGCTGACGCGCTCCATGCGGGCGAAACGCAGCACCACTTCCTGCTGCACCTCGGCCGGCAGGTTGCTGAGAATGTCCGCCGCCTGGGTGGGGGCCAGCTGGGTCATCACCAGGGCGATGGTCTGGGGGTGTTCGCGCTGCAGGAAACTGAGCAGCTGGGACGGATCCACATCCTTCAAGACATTGAACCCCTTGATCTGCAGGCTGGCCTTGACACGCTTGATGACTTCGATCGCGCGGGTTTCGCCCAGGGCCTCCTGCAGGACCGACTGGGCGTAGCTGATGCCACCTTCGGAAATGAAATCGGTGGCCATGACCATGTCGTGAAAGTCCAGCAGCGATGAATTGAGCACTTCCACGCGCACGTTGCTGAGCTGGATGATCTGGGAGACGATGGCCTCCACGTCGGAATTGTCGAGAAACTTCAGGATCTCACTCGCCGCCTCGGTGCCGACGGTGATCATGAAGGCGGCCACCCGCTGCAGGGAGGTCAGCGACTCGTACTCTTCCTGGACATTGCGTTCAATCGTCATCTCTCAGTTCCCCAACCAGGCTTTGACAAGTTTGGCCGCTTCTTCAGGGTGATTCTTGCAGTAGCCCACGACCTTGGCATGCAGCTTGAGGCGCTTGCGCTGCTCGGGCGAGCGTCCGGCCTCGGCATCCATCAGCAGGGTGCTGTCGTCCACCTCGGCCTCGGGCTCTTCGAGACCTTCCTCGGTCATGATCAGGCTGCGCTTCTCGTCGAAGGCCTGGCTGATGGTGTGGTTGATCCTGGCCAGGGTGCTGCGCAGGACGCTCAGGAAAATCAGGATGCCCGCCAGGAAGAGCACCTTGCGCAGAATGTCCAGCCAGACATCCTGGGTCTTCAGCTGCCGCAGCAACGTGTTCTCGGTTTCTTCCTGGGTCGAGTCGAAGGCGATGTTCTGCGCCACGATCTGGTCACCACGCCGATCGTCAAAGCCCACGGCGGTCTTGACGATCTGTTCCAGCTTCTGCATTTCCTCGGGCGTGCGGGGCACATAGGTGGTTTCGCCCTCGCCACCGGGCACGTAGTTGCCGTCCACGACCAGCGAGATGCTCAGCCGGCGGATGGCCCCGTACTCGCCCTTGAGGTGTTCGAGAATCTCGTTGACCTCGTAGTTGGTCACCGAATTCTCCTGGGCCGTCTGCGAGGTGTCCTGGGCGCTCGAGGACTCTTCCTGGCGCTCCTGGCTGCGCACCACCTGATTCTGGGGATCGAAGGTGCGACTGGTCTTTTCCAGCACGGTGAAGTCCAGCTCGGAGGACACGCGCACCACCGAATGCCCCTTGCCCAGCACCTGATCCAGCAGGTCCTGGGCGGCCTTGGAGAGGTAATTGTCCTTGCGCCGGGTCAGCTCGAGCTGCTTGTTGGTTTCGCCGAAGGCTCCTTCCGACTCGGTGCTGGCCTCGGTGAGCAGGCGACCCGCGCCATCCACGACCGTGACCCGACCGGGGTGCAGGCCTTCGACGCTGGAGGCGACCAGGGCCACCACGCCTTCCACTTCGGCACGGGGCACGTTGCGATTGGGGTCGGTGATCACCGTGACACTGGCGGTCACGGGAATCTCCTCGTCGCTGAACAGGCTGGGCTTGGGAGTGACCACGTGCACGGTGGCCCGAGTGACCCAGTCCAGCTCGGAGATCGTGCGCGCCAGCTCTCCTTCGAGAGCGCGTTTCTCCATCATCGCCATTTCCCGGTCGCTGATGCCCAGACGCTGCTTGTCCAGCAGATCGTAACCGGGAGTGCGTGCCACCGGTCCGCCCTTGGCGGCCAGCTTGACCCGCACACGGTAGAGATCCGCCCGATGGACCTCGATGGCCGTGCCACCCTTGGTCAGGCGGTTGGGCACGGTCTGGGCCTCGAGCTCGTCGATCACGCGGGCCGACTCGACCTCGCTGAGACCGGAATAGAGCACGGCCCAGTCGGGCCGGGTGGCCCAGTGCAGCAGGCCACCCGCCAGCAGCAGGGCCAGCAGTCCGCCTCCGCCGACCAGCAGCAGCTGGCGGCGCCCCACGCGACGCGCGTACTCGATGAGGGGACCGAAGGTCTGGTTGAACCACTCGGGCATGGACGGCTCCTAGATCTGCATCCGCATGATTTCCTTGTACCCGTCCAGCAGCTTGTTGCGCACTTCCACCAGGAAGCTGAAGCTGGTGCGCGCCTTCTGCAGGGCCAGCATGGCGTCGTGCACGTGTTCCACCTCGCCGGCCATGAACCGCAGGGCCATGTCGTTGGCGCTCACCTGCTGTTCGTTGACTCCGTGCACCACATCCTTCAGTGTGTCACCGAAGCTGGGGCCATTGCCCGGACCCGTATCGCGCAGGCGCGGCAGGCCCTGGGTCTCAAGCCCGCCCGAACTGGCGCGGATCCGTTCCAGGGGTGATACCATGGCCATCTCAGATCTCCAGGGATTTGGCGGCGATGTCCTTGGCGGCCTTCATTGCGGTCAGGTTGGCTTCCCAGGCCCGCGACGCGAGCACCAGGTTGGTCATCTCCTCCACCACGTTGATGTCCGGATAGGCCACGTAGCCGTTCTCGTCCGCGTCCGGGTGATCCGGATCGTATTCCAGCCGCGGACGCCGGTTCTGGACTTCGACGCGTTCGCTCACACCGCGCAGCTCGCGCTCGGAATCCGCGATCCGGTCGCCCGACAGATGCCCGGGATGGGTCGCCTGCAGACGGCCGCGCACTCCCTCGGGAAATCCGATCGGCTCGGGGTTCTCTTCCATCACCACGATCCTGGGCTGGTAGGGTCCGCCATTGGCACCGCGGGTGGTGGTGGCGTTGGCCAGGTTCTCACTGATCGCGTCCATCCGGCGCCGCTGGGCACTCAGGCCGCTGCGGCTGATGTTCAGGCTGTGGAACACGGTGGGATCGGCCGGGCTGGTCTTCATGGCGCGGGCTCCTAACGTGTGCCACGGATGGCCAGTTGCAGGGTGTCGAAGGACCCCCGCACCAGCCGCGTGGTGTAGTTGAAGGTCAGCAGGGCCCGGGAGAGCTCGGTCATTTCCCGGTCGATGTCCACGTTGTTGTGTCCGTTCCAGTAGTCCTGCGCGGAATCGATCTCGAGCTCGGCGTCCACCTCGGCCAGTTCACCGGGCTTGGGCAGGTGATCGGGATGGGTCCGGATCAGGCCGTCCGAATCGGTGCCCAGGGCTTCCTTGAGCTGATCCTCGAAGCTGACGGTGCGCCGCTCGTAGCCATCGGTTTCCGCATTGGCCACGTTGTTGGCGATGGCTTTCTGGCGCAGGGCGTAGGCATCCAGCCCTTTCCCGGCCAGGGGAATCACGGTACGGTCGAACAGCAGGCGTTCAGTGGTGCTCATGGGACATTCCTTGGCTGTATCGTGCGTGCCCCCACGGACTGTGTCTGGGCAGGGACGGACTGCCGGGGCTTCAAGCAATTGCCGTGCCATGCAGGTGAAATCGTCCAGGCTCTTGTAAACAAAGGGGTTCAGTTCCAAACTGCGGAAGTTTTGAACTGGAGGAACGGGGCCGGAATTGCCACCGGATTCCCGGGGAGGGGAAAATTTCGCCCCACTCGCGGGAGTGGGCGGACTTGCCAAAAACACTACCTTTGCCCGTCGCTGACCGGCCTTCCTGCCGGAATGACTCTGCACCACATCTCGAAAGGATCCTGACATGCGTGTCGTGCCACGTTTGATCGCTCTGCTCAGCCTCGCCGTGGTTCTGGGAGGATGTGTGGCGGGCCAGCAACTCATGCAGGCGATGGCGCAGGAGATGCAACGCCAGAACATGGGGCAGGAACTGGGGGTGCATCAGCCCGGCAAGACGGCGACGGCCCTGAATGCGGCCAAGCCCGACAGTGCGTCGGCCGAGCTCGATTCGCTGTTCAAGCTGATCTCGCAGGATGTGGGCATCAATCCCGACGAAGGCCATGTGCAGAAGCTGATCTGGCGCACCCGCGTGATCCGGATGAACGCCGAGACCGCACGCCAGGCGATCCAGAACTGTCGGACGGAGATCTTCAACATCGCGGCCAACACCGAGCAGCTCCGTGCTCTCAAGGAGATGGACGCACAGATCGACACCGCGCAAGGTGCGGCCAAGGACGAGCTGATCGCCGCGCGCAAGCGCTACGAGGAAGCCGCCATCGATTCGGCCCGCAACGACGGCAGCCTCGAGCAGAAGCGTCTGGGCACCGACCAGGCGGCTCGCGTGGGCCTGCTGCTGTACAACCTGGGCGTGGCGGGCATCTGCGACAATCTGGCCCTGCGCCACCTGCCCAACATTGACAACGACTTCAAGGAAGTGAAGGCCGACCTCTTCGATCGCGGCGGCTCCAACGCCCTCTGGGCGGGCATGAGCCTGGGTGTGTACGCCAAGGAATTCCTCGCCATCCCGGGCGACCTGATCCACTTCGGCATCGAATTGCCCAAGCAGCTCTTCGCGATCGGCAATCTGGTGGGCACCATTGGCGTGCTCAAGAAGAACAACCAGATCGAGGAACGGGAAGCCAAGCCCGGCGACAGTTTCCAGTCGCTTGAAGAGTTCTGAGCACTCCATGATCCCGCAATGAAAACCGCGGCCGGGGGCATGCCCCTCGGCCGCGGTTCTGCATGCATGGCGTGTGTCTCCAGTGGAGCCGGTCGGCGGAGCCCCCCGGACTCCCGTGTGCTAGCGAAGCAGGGTGATTCTCCGGGAGAGGCTGCGGCCTTCGTGCTCCAGAAGCAGCAGGTAACTGCCGCTGGCCGCGGGCGCCCCGCCGGCAGTCCGTCCGTTCCAGACCAGCGAGTGCATGCCAGCTGGCTGTGCGCTGTCGAGCAACTGGACCGTCCTGCGTCCCTGCAGGTCGTACACGGCCAGACTCACATGACCGGCCGCGGCGGTGCGGAACGCGATCCGGGTCTCGGGATTGAAGGGGTTGGGCCAGTTGGGCAGCAGCTCCAACCCACCGGGAGTGGTGACCGGGGGCTCCTCCACACCCGTGCCGGCCATCACCAGCACACTTCCGTTGCTGCGGCGCACCACGGGATAGCCCTCGTCGAACAGCGCCTCACTCAGTTGCAGACTCAGGGTCTGGCCGGGAATCGCTTCGGGGTCCAGTTCGCAGACGAACCAGATCAGGGGCAGGCCCGCCGTGTCGGGAATCTGGCCCGAGACCGAGAAGGCCGCACTCAGCGAGTCCCCGAAGAAGGCCGTGTCGCCCAGATTCTCGCAGAGACTGTTCTCGGTGACCACGCCCGTGATGTTCAGCACTCCGGCGGTCCAGCTCAGGGCGCACTCGAAGGACTGCACGCTCAGGCCCACCAGGCTGTCGCAGTGCAGGGGCACCAGCGCGCTGCCGCCCTGGGCCACTTCCACGGACGTGCCCAGCCGGAGATCCAGATCCACCACCTGCCAGAAACCGGTCTCGGCGGTCTGCCCCAGCTCGTCAATGCCGGAGATCCTGGTCTGCCCTCCGCTGAGCGCGTGAAACACACCACCGGCATCCACGATGCCCACCAGCGGGTCGCTGCTGCTCCAGCTGATCGCGCCGTTGGGGGTACCCGTCACGCTCACGGTCTGCGATTCTCCGCGCTTCAAGGTGGGACTCAGAGGTCCCAGCGTGTACGTGCCGGTGGCCGCCAGATTCACGGTGCCATTGCTGCGCAGCACGCTGTTGTTCTCGTCCAGGCTGGCCTGGTCCAGGGTCACGGCGTTGAAGAGCGAGCTGCCCGGGGTGCTGTGAAGTCGCAGAATCAGCAGCGTCCCCTCGCCATTGAGCACGCTGGCATCGGCTCCGACCACGGTGATCAGGTTGCCATTCTGCACGGCCTGCAGGCCCGCCCAGTTCTCGCAGAGGGTGCCCGCCGTCTCCACACCCAGCAGACTCAGCCGGTTCGAGCCCAGATTCACGGTGCACTGCAGACTGTTGAAACCGCGGGAGTCGGGATTGTCGAGCATCAGCTGCAATTCAAGGTCGCTGCCCGCGGTGCCCGTCAGATCGACCACCGAGATCCCATGACTGTAGACCGTGATCAGCTGGCTCTGGCCGTGTGATCCGGCACCATCATCCAGCAGGACCCGGGTCTGGCCCTGGCCGCCCGCAGTGAACACCCCGCCGGCATCCACGCTGCCAACGCCAGGATTGAGGCTGCTCCAGACCAGAGGTGGCACGGCGGCCACGCAGGTGTAGGGCACCGTGTCCCCAATCAGCAGGTTCTGCACTACGTTGGGTTGCAGGGTCAGCACCGGGGGTGGCGAATGGGTCAGGTACCCCTGATCCAGTCCGACCGAGGGTCCGCCCTCGTTGATGATCACGTTGGACATGCTGGACCAGCCAGTGCCCGAGATCAGCGCACGCACTTCCACCAGAACACCGGTTCCGCTGAGCACGTTGCTCGAGGACGCTGCCAGTTGCAGCAGATTGCCATTCGTGGACACGCTCAGGTCCGCGCCTTGCTGGTTCAGCATGCCACTGACCGGGTCGACACCCAGGGCGGTCCAGTTGCCGGGCAGAGCCAGCTCCAGTTCCAGCGCCAGAGCGGCGTCCGTCACCGGAATGCTGGCGAGAATCGGGATCAGCACTTCCGTGCCGGTGGGCACCGCGAAGGTCTGGTCTTCTATGGTCAGGCTGGCGGCCCTGCCCACAAGGGGCAGGACCAGCAGCAGGCCGAGCAGGGTTCGCATGAGTCGTTCTCCCTGGCTTGTCATTTGAGCAGGGTCATGCGCAGGGTCCCGTGGACCGTGGCTGACTCAAGACTCAGGATGTACACGCCCGACGCCACTCCCAGACCGGCCTGGTTGGTTCCGTCCCAGCGCAGTTCGTGGTGCCCGGCGGGCAGCGGCCCCTGGTGCAGCGAGCGCACACGCTGACCGGCGATGTTGTACACCGTCAGGCTCAGGTTCTGGGCCTGGGGCAGGTCAAAGGCGATATGAGTGGCCGGGTTGAAGGGGTTGGGCCAGTTGGGATACAGCTTGAAGCTGGCGGGCAGCTCGCTGGCCACCTCCGTGCTCGCTCCCAGG from Candidatus Delongbacteria bacterium includes the following:
- the flgC gene encoding flagellar basal body rod protein FlgC; this encodes MKTSPADPTVFHSLNISRSGLSAQRRRMDAISENLANATTTRGANGGPYQPRIVVMEENPEPIGFPEGVRGRLQATHPGHLSGDRIADSERELRGVSERVEVQNRRPRLEYDPDHPDADENGYVAYPDINVVEEMTNLVLASRAWEANLTAMKAAKDIAAKSLEI
- the flgB gene encoding flagellar basal body rod protein FlgB; translated protein: MSTTERLLFDRTVIPLAGKGLDAYALRQKAIANNVANAETDGYERRTVSFEDQLKEALGTDSDGLIRTHPDHLPKPGELAEVDAELEIDSAQDYWNGHNNVDIDREMTELSRALLTFNYTTRLVRGSFDTLQLAIRGTR
- a CDS encoding FliI/YscN family ATPase gives rise to the protein MNAATSTRLLSRATLRAPWPVHGIVDRVTGILVESRGPAGSLGDSCRIECSRAGRQDMQAEIVGFRGATTLLMPLGELTGITPGDRVRLSPQSPTVPCGDGLRGRVIDELGRPIDGLGPLLVNGQAPLHREPPSPLARPRIRERLTTGVRAIDGLLTCGRGQRVGIFAGSGVGKSTLLGMIARNTNADLSVIALVGERGREVREFIEEELGPEGLARSVVIAVTSDRSPLQKKRAALLATAVAESFRDRGLDVLLMMDSLTRVAMAQREIGLSAGEPPTSKGYTPSVFTLLPTLLERAGTSDAGSITAFYTVLVDGDDLMDPIADAARSILDGHIVLSRKLADRGRYPAIDCLASISRLMSVLASHTQKQLARKLLKDLAVHEDALDLVQVGAYQKGSSAEIDGALARMPRIEAFLAQAVADGCGFETTLEQLEAALA
- the fliG gene encoding flagellar motor switch protein FliG, which encodes MTIERNVQEEYESLTSLQRVAAFMITVGTEAASEILKFLDNSDVEAIVSQIIQLSNVRVEVLNSSLLDFHDMVMATDFISEGGISYAQSVLQEALGETRAIEVIKRVKASLQIKGFNVLKDVDPSQLLSFLQREHPQTIALVMTQLAPTQAADILSNLPAEVQQEVVLRFARMERVSPDTIQSVERVLERNIDFSKAASKLGGVKAAAEILNYSGNTVEKTVLAGLSQVDPSLSSEIKNLMFTFEDLISLDDRSIQKLLKEVDNKDLTMALKACSNELGNKLLSNISSRAAEMIREELEYMPPVRLREVEEVQQRIIEVVRRMEEEGQLTLGDSGGSDMMV
- a CDS encoding Ig-like domain-containing protein; translation: MRTLLGLLLVLPLVGRAASLTIEDQTFAVPTGTEVLIPILASIPVTDAALALELELALPGNWTALGVDPVSGMLNQQGADLSVSTNGNLLQLAASSSNVLSGTGVLVEVRALISGTGWSSMSNVIINEGGPSVGLDQGYLTHSPPPVLTLQPNVVQNLLIGDTVPYTCVAAVPPLVWSSLNPGVGSVDAGGVFTAGGQGQTRVLLDDGAGSHGQSQLITVYSHGISVVDLTGTAGSDLELQLMLDNPDSRGFNSLQCTVNLGSNRLSLLGVETAGTLCENWAGLQAVQNGNLITVVGADASVLNGEGTLLILRLHSTPGSSLFNAVTLDQASLDENNSVLRSNGTVNLAATGTYTLGPLSPTLKRGESQTVSVTGTPNGAISWSSSDPLVGIVDAGGVFHALSGGQTRISGIDELGQTAETGFWQVVDLDLRLGTSVEVAQGGSALVPLHCDSLVGLSVQSFECALSWTAGVLNITGVVTENSLCENLGDTAFFGDSLSAAFSVSGQIPDTAGLPLIWFVCELDPEAIPGQTLSLQLSEALFDEGYPVVRRSNGSVLVMAGTGVEEPPVTTPGGLELLPNWPNPFNPETRIAFRTAAAGHVSLAVYDLQGRRTVQLLDSAQPAGMHSLVWNGRTAGGAPAASGSYLLLLEHEGRSLSRRITLLR
- the fliE gene encoding flagellar hook-basal body complex protein FliE, translated to MAMVSPLERIRASSGGLETQGLPRLRDTGPGNGPSFGDTLKDVVHGVNEQQVSANDMALRFMAGEVEHVHDAMLALQKARTSFSFLVEVRNKLLDGYKEIMRMQI
- the fliF gene encoding flagellar M-ring protein FliF, which encodes MPEWFNQTFGPLIEYARRVGRRQLLLVGGGGLLALLLAGGLLHWATRPDWAVLYSGLSEVESARVIDELEAQTVPNRLTKGGTAIEVHRADLYRVRVKLAAKGGPVARTPGYDLLDKQRLGISDREMAMMEKRALEGELARTISELDWVTRATVHVVTPKPSLFSDEEIPVTASVTVITDPNRNVPRAEVEGVVALVASSVEGLHPGRVTVVDGAGRLLTEASTESEGAFGETNKQLELTRRKDNYLSKAAQDLLDQVLGKGHSVVRVSSELDFTVLEKTSRTFDPQNQVVRSQERQEESSSAQDTSQTAQENSVTNYEVNEILEHLKGEYGAIRRLSISLVVDGNYVPGGEGETTYVPRTPEEMQKLEQIVKTAVGFDDRRGDQIVAQNIAFDSTQEETENTLLRQLKTQDVWLDILRKVLFLAGILIFLSVLRSTLARINHTISQAFDEKRSLIMTEEGLEEPEAEVDDSTLLMDAEAGRSPEQRKRLKLHAKVVGYCKNHPEEAAKLVKAWLGN
- the fliJ gene encoding flagellar export protein FliJ, whose amino-acid sequence is MSSTRFRLARLQALKTRLEERRRQELARELGEQRLRIQALEEARGHLEEAREQLGQELEQGLQVSRWSLLSGYLTRQESVLALRNRRLVELEPRLRVARERLLEALKERRVLDRLEENWQEDRAFEEKRLEQGELDETGGRLWWRRKRATPGEDHEQR